The window CATTGAGAGTAAAATCCTTCGTCGAATTATCGGCAAGAAAAAAGGCTGGGTGTTTGCCCCAAGTCATTTTCTTGATCTTGGCAATCGTGCCGCTGTAGATCAAGCGTTGAGCCGGTTAGTTCGATCTGGTGACATTCGCCGATTAGCGCGCGGGCTTTATGATTATCCACGGAAACATCCGGATTTTGGAGAAATGCCGCCAAACGTTAATCGTGTTACTGCCGCGCTTGCCGAGAAAGACAATCTTAAGATTCAGCCTTCAGGAGCATATGCGGCTAACTTGCTGGGGTTGTCCGATCAAGTACCGGCAAAGATTGCTTTATTAACAGACGGCTCTACCCGGGTGGTTCAAGTTGGTAACTG is drawn from Candidatus Omnitrophota bacterium and contains these coding sequences:
- a CDS encoding DUF6088 family protein — its product is MTESIESKILRRIIGKKKGWVFAPSHFLDLGNRAAVDQALSRLVRSGDIRRLARGLYDYPRKHPDFGEMPPNVNRVTAALAEKDNLKIQPSGAYAANLLGLSDQVPAKIALLTDGSTRVVQVGNWHIMFRKTSPKNMATAGRVSGLVIQALRYMKQRNIDERVINS